From Prionailurus bengalensis isolate Pbe53 chromosome F2, Fcat_Pben_1.1_paternal_pri, whole genome shotgun sequence, one genomic window encodes:
- the TNFRSF11B gene encoding tumor necrosis factor receptor superfamily member 11B: MNRLLCCALVFLDISIKWTTQETFPPKYLHYDPETSRQLMCDKCPPGTFLKQHCTARQKTVCAPCPNHYYTDKWHTSDECLYCTTVCKELQYVKQECSRTHNRVCECEEGRYLEVEFCLKHRSCPPGFGVLHAGTPERNTVCKRCPDGFFSNETSSKAPCRKHTNCSAFGLLLTQKGNATHDNVCSGNSESPQKCGIDVTLCEEAFFRFAVPTKFTPNWLSILVDNLPGTRVNAESVEKIKRQYSSQEQTFQLLKLWKHQNKDQDMVKKIFQDIDLCENSVQRHLGHTNLTFEQLRSLMESLPGKKVTTEDIEKTVKTCKSSEQILKLLSLWRIKNGDQDTLKALMHALKHLKTYHFPKTVTQSLKKTIRFLHSFTMYRLYQKLFLEMIGNQVQSVKISCL, encoded by the exons TTCCTGGACATCTCCATTAAATGGACCACCCAGGAAACCTTTCCTCCAAAGTACCTTCACTATGACCCAGAAACCTCGCGTCAGCTGATGTGTGACAAATGTCCTCCCGGCACCTTCCTAAAACAGCACTGTACGGCCAGGCAGAAGACCGTGTGTGCGCCTTGTCCCAACCACTACTACACAGACAAGTGGCACACCAGTGACGAGTGTCTGTACTGCACAACGGTGTGCAAGGAGCTGCAGTATGTCAAGCAGGAGTGCAGTCGCACCCACAACCGCGTGTGCGAGTGCGAGGAAGGGCGCTACCTCGAGGTTGAGTTCTGCCTGAAGCACAGAAGCTGCCCCCCCGGGTTTGGAGTGCTCCACGCTG GAACCCCGGAGCGAAATACAGTTTGCAAGAGATGTCCAGATGGGTTCTTCTCGAATGAGACGTCATCTAAAGCACCCTGTAGAAAACACACAAACTGCAGTGCATTTGGTCTCCTTCTAACTCAAAAAGGAAATGCAACTCACGACAACGTGTGTTCTGGAAACAGTGAATCACCTCAAAAATGTGGAATAg ATGTCACCCTGTGCGAGGAGGCATTCTTCAGGTTTGCTGTTCCTACAAAATTCACCCCTAACTGGCTTAGCATCCTGGTAGACAATTTGCCTGGCACCAGGGTAAATGCGGAGAGTGTGGAAAAGATAAAGCGGCAATACAGTTCACAAGAACAAACTTTCCAGCTACTGAAGTTATGGAAACATCAAAACAAAGATCAAGATATGGTCAAGAAGATCTTCCAAG ATATTGACCTATGTGAAAACAGCGTCCAGCGGCACCTCGGACACACAAACCTCACCTTCGAGCAGCTTCGCAGCTTGATGGAAAGCTTGCCGGGGAAGAAAGTCACCACAGAAGATATTGAGAAGACAGTGAAGACATGCAAATCAAGTGAGCAGATTCTAAAGCTGCTCAGCCTGTGGAGAATAAAAAATGGCGACCAAGACACCCTGAAGGCCCTGATGCACGCCCTGAAGCACTTGAAAACGTACCACTTCCCCAAAACGGTcactcagagcctgaagaagACCATCAGGTTCCTTCACAGCTTCACCATGTACAGATTATATCAGAAGCTATTTTTAGAAATGATAGGGAACCAGGTCCAATCAGTAAAAATAAGCTGCTTATAA